The proteins below come from a single Chrysoperla carnea chromosome 1, inChrCarn1.1, whole genome shotgun sequence genomic window:
- the LOC123305638 gene encoding glutamate--cysteine ligase regulatory subunit yields the protein MSSSTTLPESIKQVIIHTGNILSLNGIIGKPSQNASEELVESIKITLNDGNNLENSLEKFVEVMRKNDDLLQKMSGVDRKDLKIGAKLFLNNENADAVNQALLNIFQALKTETIDNLIVSYNDIKTDNEESSSSFVLNKIKSIWNILENYTKENATNRIIHLGVADLDEEQFRDLYAWATVKPNIIQINLASCCVVPPTLQEFCNQNSIQLLTHSDPTEILPVSSIQNLFGDKNALKLFWAIRFQIHIKCRGVLTSKGYIVNLCDNILEE from the exons ATGTCTTCATCCACCACTTTACCTGAAAGTATTAAACAAGTTATAATCCATACTGGGAATATACTATCCTTAAATGGAATTATTGGAAAACCAAGTCAAAATGCATCTGAAGAG ttagttgaaagtattaaaattacattaaacgatggaaataatttggaaaattctttagaaaaatttgttgaagtCATGCGTAAAAATGAtgatttgttacaaaaaatgtcTGGCGTTGATCGCAAAGATTTGAAAATTggtgcaaaattatttttaaataacgagAATGCCGATGCTGTGAATCAAGCTTTATTAAata TTTTCCAAGCATTAAAAACTGAAACTATAGACAATTTAATAGTTTCATACAACGATATCAAAACTGATAATGAAGAATCATCTTCTTCGTttgtattaaacaaaataaaatcaatatggaacattctagaaaattataccaaagaAAATGCAACAAATCGTATTATACATCTAGGTGTAGCTGATTTGGATGAAGAGCAATTCCGTGATTTATATGCTTGGGCCACAGTTAAaccaaatattatacaaataaatttagccAGTTGCTGTGTGGTACCGCCAACTTTACAAGAATTTTGCAATCAAAATAGTATACAGTTACTTACGCACAGCGATCCAACAG AAATTTTACCAGTTtcttcaattcaaaatttatttggcGATAAGAAtgcgttaaaattattttgggcTATCAGATttcaaatacatattaaatGCAGGGGTGTTTTAACCAGTAAAGGGTATATAGTGAATTTATGTGATAATATTTTAGAagagtaa
- the LOC123305641 gene encoding uncharacterized protein LOC123305641, whose product MFGIDILGIIYGGMIIACGHKVYNDEGSLHSKKVGWTIGSAIIGTSAIGPYILSTIIQTGYAGYLLYLYQQNPRKVPELAFLSVAGVMLLRTVLLTVLSILSIM is encoded by the exons ATGTTTGGTATAGATATACTAGGAATTATCTATGGAGGGATGATAATCGCTTGTGGACATAAGGTGTACAATGATGAAg GTTCATTACATTCAAAAAAAGTGGGCTGGACAATTGGATCAGCTATTATAGGTACCTCGGCTATTGGTCCTTATATTTTATCGACAATTATACAAACAGGATACGCTGGTTACTTATTGTACCTGTACCAACAAAACCCCAGAAAAGTACCTGAATTAGCCTTTTTGTCTGTAGCCGGTGTAATGCTTTTGCGAACAGTTTTACTAACCGTATTGTCAATTTTATCGATAAtgtag
- the LOC123305640 gene encoding transmembrane protein 14C-like: MAIDFIGFAYAATVAAGGIMGYAKAGSIPSLGAGILFGSILSYGAYQASQSPPRYTVQLLATTTLAGVMGMRFYKSGKIMPAGLICIMSTAMLLRTSLKLAGFLEGPQKAMPVE, from the exons ATGGCTATTGATTTTATTGGATTTGCATATGCTGCAACTGTTGCTGCTGGTGGAATTATGGGCTATGCAAAAGCAG GTTCCATACCATCACTAGGAGCTGGCATATTATTTGGTTCAATTTTATCATATGGAGCGTATCAAGCATCTCAATCTCCCCCAAGGTATACAGTACAATTATTAGCGACTACAACCCTAGCTGGGGTTATGGGAATGCGATTCTATAAAAGTGGTAAAATTATGCCAGCTGGTCTTATTTGTATAATGTCTACAGCAATGTTGCTACGCACAAGCTTGAAATTAGCGGGGTTCTTAGAGGGACCCCAAAAAGCAATGCCAGTGGAATAG